A region from the Rosa rugosa chromosome 6, drRosRugo1.1, whole genome shotgun sequence genome encodes:
- the LOC133714092 gene encoding BAHD acyltransferase At5g47980-like, producing the protein MCSDMIVEVINKETITPSSSTLHHLTTCSGLSVFDQFMPDFYVPLLLFYPNNSTTDHKINTFDDHHSMITERSKLLKTSLSETLIRFYPFAGRIFSHNNILSICCNDNGVAFIQTCVNCPISKVLEKHHPQTLNQLLPKDIESTTESTGYLLLVQANFFECGGLAIGVNISHKIADGFTLGTFIRNWAAMSLGSDIAALPAAEFGIPASLYPPQDLVVNSLSTSMKHDNNEACVTGRFVFDASNIVRLKSKATSATVPNPTRVEVVSALIWKCAMEASRSNLGFTRPAQLFLAANMRKVLEHPTLMGNLIGVVHTVKTRESDATLQSLVALLRETIEEFKVKYCNGVSGDDICQHFNEHRDLMGKDDINSYAITSWCRFGFYEANFGWGKPSWATIPGMPFKNVIVLIDTKDGEGMEAIVSFKEKDMAVIETNKELLAYASLNPTVI; encoded by the coding sequence ATGTGTTCAGATATGATTGTTGAAGTAATCAACAAGGAAACAATTACACCATCATCTTCTACTCTTCACCACCTTACAACTTGCAGCGGCCTCTCTGTTTTTGATCAGTTTATGCCAGACTTTTATGTCCCCCTACTTCTCTTCTATCCCAACAATAGCACTACTGATCATAAGATCAATACATTTGATGACCACCACTCTATGATTACTGAAAGATCCAAGCTTCTTAAAACTTCATTATCTGAAACCCTTATCCGCTTCTATCCCTTTGCCGGAAGAATATTTAGCCACAATAACATTCTTTCAATCTGTTGCAATGATAATGGAGTGGCATTTATCCAAACCTGTGTCAACTGTCCCATATCAAAGGTTTTGGAAAAACACCATCCTCAAACACTGAATCAATTACTTCCTAAAGATATAGAATCGACAACTGAAAGCACAGGCTATCTCCTATTAGTCCAAGCCAACTTCTTTGAATGTGGTGGACTTGCAATTGGGGTTAACATTTCACATAAGATCGCGGACGGCTTCACACTCGGAACATTCATCCGTAACTGGGCAGCAATGAGCCTTGGCTCTGATATAGCGGCTCTTCCAGCTGCAGAGTTTGGTATTCCAGCATCTCTTTACCCCCCACAAGATTTAGTCGTCAACTCATTGTCAACTTCCATGAAACATGATAATAATGAAGCTTGTGTAACAGGGAGATTTGTATTTGATGCCTCAAATATTGTACGACTCAAGTCTAAAGCCACTAGTGCCACCGTTCCAAATCCAACTCGTGTTGAAGTAGTGTCAGCACTTATTTGGAAATGTGCAATGGAAGCATCAAGATCAAACTTGGGTTTTACAAGGCCAGCCCAGCTGTTTCTAGCAGCAAACATGCGGAAAGTATTGGAGCATCCTACTTTAATGGGAAATCTTATAGGAGTTGTACATACAGTAAAGACACGAGAAAGTGATGCAACTCTTCAAAGCTTGGTTGCTCTACTACGGGAAACCATTGAGGAATTTAAAGTGAAATATTGTAATGGAGTTAGTGGGGATGATATCTGCCAACATTTTAATGAGCACAGAGATTTAATGGGTAAGGATGATATAAATAGCTATGCAATCACCAGTTGGTGCAGGTTTGGCTTCTATGAAGCCAATTTTGGATGGGGAAAGCCATCTTGGGCCACTATTCCAGGTATGCCATTCAAGAATGTAATTGTATTGATTGACACAAAAGATGGTGAAGGCATGGAAGCGATCGTGAGTTTTAAAGAAAAAGACATGGCTGTAATTGAAACCAATAAGGAGCTGCTTGCATATGCTTCTCTTAATCCCACTGTTATTTGA